From Brochothrix thermosphacta DSM 20171 = FSL F6-1036, a single genomic window includes:
- the msrA gene encoding peptide-methionine (S)-S-oxide reductase MsrA: MTKEQLEVATFAGGCFWCMVEPFESQQGIKTVVSGYTGGHVENPTYEQVCSHTTGHTEAVQITFDPTIFSYEQLLTVYWQQTDPTDAMGQFADRGDSYRPAIFFHSPEQQAAAEASKQALQESRRFSKDIVTEILPAVAFYPAEDYHQAFYKKNPVHYERSHEGSGRAGFIRENWEG, translated from the coding sequence ATGACAAAAGAACAATTAGAAGTCGCAACATTTGCAGGGGGATGTTTCTGGTGTATGGTCGAACCATTTGAATCACAACAGGGCATCAAAACGGTCGTTTCTGGTTATACAGGGGGTCACGTTGAAAATCCAACATACGAGCAAGTATGTTCACATACAACAGGGCATACAGAAGCGGTCCAAATAACATTTGATCCTACTATTTTTAGTTATGAACAATTACTGACTGTTTATTGGCAACAAACGGATCCAACAGATGCAATGGGTCAATTCGCTGACCGCGGTGATAGCTATCGCCCAGCTATTTTTTTCCATTCTCCCGAACAACAAGCAGCTGCCGAAGCATCGAAACAGGCATTGCAAGAAAGCCGTCGTTTTAGCAAAGATATCGTTACGGAAATCTTGCCAGCTGTCGCTTTCTATCCAGCAGAAGATTACCATCAAGCATTTTACAAAAAAAATCCCGTCCACTATGAACGTTCACATGAAGGTAGTGGTCGTGCAGGTTTTATTCGCGAAAATTGGGAGGGTTAA
- a CDS encoding YpmS family protein yields the protein MSRETKTTKKLNIWKWTTILLLAMIIIPTIIIFIQITDSSGSKPLKEPLPQNTPKVTMYFSPDDLNKVIAGYLSANTKDSSQYRVTAEGDSISFKTNFEFLNQNVDLKLTFKPELDSAGNVILHQESMTLGKVKLPVKLVMSAVKKNFDFPNWVHVQSNKKQVYLALDEIESKTFPRLAIDSFALDEERITITLLLPTK from the coding sequence ATGTCACGAGAAACAAAAACAACAAAAAAGCTTAACATTTGGAAGTGGACAACGATACTGTTATTAGCGATGATTATCATCCCGACGATTATCATTTTCATTCAAATAACGGATAGTTCAGGCTCTAAACCATTAAAAGAGCCACTGCCACAAAACACACCTAAGGTAACAATGTATTTTTCACCTGATGATCTTAATAAGGTAATTGCTGGTTATCTAAGTGCCAATACAAAAGATAGTTCACAGTATCGAGTGACTGCCGAAGGTGATAGCATTTCATTTAAAACCAATTTTGAATTTCTTAATCAAAACGTTGATCTTAAGTTAACTTTCAAACCTGAATTAGATTCAGCTGGAAATGTTATTCTTCATCAAGAGAGCATGACGTTAGGAAAAGTGAAATTACCAGTAAAATTGGTTATGAGTGCAGTTAAGAAAAATTTTGATTTCCCTAACTGGGTTCATGTTCAAAGTAACAAAAAGCAAGTCTATTTAGCGCTTGATGAAATTGAATCAAAAACTTTTCCGCGTTTAGCGATCGATTCCTTTGCATTAGACGAGGAACGTATTACAATAACATTATTACTACCAACGAAATAA
- a CDS encoding DegV family protein yields the protein MPNIKIVTDSTAGLTTKEIENFNITVLPLTVSLNGEEWVPDENMDYEGFIDQMEAAKELPRTSQPAIGKMVEALENLTADGSSVIVISLTEKLSGTVTTFQQAADMVSGDVTVVDSKFISRALAFQVIEAGEMAKAGATKEAILERVKFIQEHTKLFIVVLNLDNLAKGGRIGKMTSAIGHLLSIKLIAELGEGGLEAKAKVRSEKQIIKFFNSHFEGVTENVKYIDMMHAMNNELSEKVANSIKVIKPQIKEIPQFFVDPIIATHAGKGAVAVMYCTE from the coding sequence ATGCCCAACATTAAAATAGTTACAGATTCGACAGCAGGATTAACAACGAAAGAAATTGAAAATTTTAATATTACGGTACTCCCATTAACTGTTAGTTTAAATGGTGAGGAGTGGGTACCAGATGAAAATATGGATTACGAAGGTTTTATTGATCAAATGGAAGCTGCAAAGGAATTACCGCGAACATCACAACCGGCAATCGGTAAAATGGTAGAAGCGTTAGAAAACTTAACTGCTGATGGCAGTTCAGTTATTGTGATTTCATTGACGGAGAAATTAAGTGGTACGGTGACAACTTTCCAACAGGCAGCTGATATGGTAAGTGGTGATGTTACTGTCGTTGATTCTAAATTTATTTCACGTGCTTTAGCATTCCAAGTTATAGAAGCAGGGGAAATGGCAAAAGCAGGTGCTACAAAAGAAGCTATTTTGGAACGTGTAAAATTCATTCAAGAACATACTAAACTCTTTATTGTTGTACTTAATTTAGATAATTTAGCGAAAGGTGGTCGTATTGGAAAAATGACATCGGCCATTGGACACTTATTATCAATTAAATTGATTGCAGAGCTTGGTGAAGGCGGTTTAGAAGCGAAAGCAAAAGTACGAAGTGAAAAACAAATCATTAAATTCTTTAATAGCCATTTTGAAGGTGTAACAGAGAATGTGAAATATATAGATATGATGCATGCCATGAATAATGAACTCAGTGAAAAAGTAGCGAACTCAATTAAGGTGATTAAGCCACAAATTAAAGAAATTCCGCAATTTTTTGTTGACCCAATTATCGCAACTCATGCCGGTAAAGGCGCAGTTGCAGTCATGTATTGTACAGAATAG
- the hisJ gene encoding histidinol-phosphatase HisJ: MKYEGHTHTEFCPHGSGEDVELMIERAIKMGFTHYSITEHPPLPTSFKEMMPNTAAEIATTAMDMNDVEHYIKKIKRLQYKYQSDLTIRFGFELDYLPENTDDIRNFLNEYGPYLSDNILSVHFMPGKDGWRFIDYSAADFDSGLVQHYGSFTAVQNKYIQMQKEALSWDIGQFKPTRLGHLSLVQKFQKNYTPAEIGYSLKQKHQLSCLLDQIASQNYSLDFNTAGLYKVDCGETYPGKELTRMALAKGIPFVFGSDAHSVDEVGRGYDKFIDMYR, encoded by the coding sequence ATGAAATACGAAGGGCATACTCATACTGAATTCTGTCCGCATGGCAGTGGTGAAGATGTTGAATTGATGATAGAACGCGCGATTAAAATGGGATTCACCCATTATAGCATCACTGAACATCCACCTTTACCAACATCTTTTAAAGAGATGATGCCTAACACAGCTGCTGAAATAGCAACGACAGCGATGGACATGAATGATGTTGAGCATTATATCAAAAAAATAAAACGACTACAGTATAAATATCAATCTGACCTTACGATTCGTTTCGGTTTTGAACTTGATTATTTACCTGAAAACACAGATGATATTCGCAATTTTTTAAATGAATACGGTCCCTATCTATCTGACAATATTTTATCTGTGCACTTTATGCCAGGGAAAGATGGCTGGCGCTTTATCGATTATAGTGCTGCTGATTTTGATTCTGGTTTGGTTCAACATTATGGCTCATTTACCGCTGTTCAAAATAAATATATCCAAATGCAAAAAGAGGCACTTTCATGGGATATTGGGCAATTCAAACCGACTCGTTTAGGTCATCTTTCACTTGTCCAAAAATTCCAAAAAAACTATACACCTGCTGAAATTGGCTATTCTCTGAAACAAAAACATCAACTTTCTTGTCTACTTGACCAAATTGCATCACAAAATTATAGTCTTGATTTCAATACTGCTGGTCTTTATAAAGTTGATTGTGGTGAAACTTATCCTGGTAAAGAATTAACGCGAATGGCACTTGCAAAAGGAATTCCATTTGTTTTTGGTTCTGATGCTCACAGTGTTGACGAGGTTGGTCGTGGATATGATAAATTTATTGATATGTACCGTTAA
- a CDS encoding YozE family protein produces the protein MARTFYHYLMTYRDPFKKDDATAFANSAYRDHGFPKQEKNYHKVSDYLETQVDYIDSLSLFDDLWDQYLLDEDKNRR, from the coding sequence ATGGCACGAACGTTTTATCATTATTTAATGACCTATCGCGATCCATTCAAAAAAGATGATGCAACAGCGTTTGCAAATTCTGCCTATCGCGATCATGGTTTTCCTAAACAAGAAAAAAATTATCATAAAGTGAGTGACTATTTGGAAACGCAAGTTGATTATATTGACTCGCTGAGCTTGTTTGATGATTTATGGGATCAGTATCTATTAGACGAAGATAAAAATCGTCGCTAA
- the msrB gene encoding peptide-methionine (R)-S-oxide reductase MsrB, producing the protein MDVNKKAARLKELTPLQLDVTQNAGTERPFTHEYNDNHQEGIYVDIVSGEALFSSRDQYDAGCGWPSFTKPINQTEVAEHTDDTLGMRRVEVRSTTADSHLGHVFPDGPQKTGGLRYCINGAALKFVPVTELAEKGYSDYIKYFE; encoded by the coding sequence ATGGATGTTAATAAAAAAGCAGCTCGTCTAAAAGAGTTAACACCGTTGCAATTGGATGTAACTCAAAATGCCGGAACAGAAAGACCGTTTACCCATGAGTACAATGATAATCACCAAGAAGGTATCTACGTCGATATTGTTTCAGGAGAAGCATTATTCTCTTCTAGAGATCAATATGATGCGGGATGTGGTTGGCCGAGCTTTACAAAACCAATCAACCAAACAGAAGTTGCCGAACACACAGATGATACACTAGGCATGCGCCGTGTCGAAGTACGTTCAACAACTGCTGATTCACATTTAGGTCATGTTTTCCCAGATGGACCACAAAAAACAGGTGGTTTGCGTTACTGCATTAATGGTGCCGCATTAAAATTTGTTCCAGTAACAGAGCTTGCAGAAAAAGGTTATTCCGACTATATCAAGTATTTCGAGTAA
- a CDS encoding GDSL-type esterase/lipase family protein gives MNKIFKWLSIFIIVLALAGGATYLFKDRLFPEPPKDINIVALGDSLTYGVGSSEANDYVTRLKTRLERLETIDEVTTSNFGVTGNTSTQIHRRLVEQKDIQQAVKKADIVTITAGGNDLMAVVRLTMLRTNASSFEAALTTYKKEMKAILDTIHKENNKAKVYVFGIYNPFTQILGDNEEADEILTTWNNALASITKKEHAEFVPIASEFHKAGATFISPKDQFHPNDEGYALMTKKLYDKIEDK, from the coding sequence ATGAATAAAATTTTCAAATGGTTAAGTATTTTTATTATAGTGTTGGCTTTGGCAGGAGGTGCGACTTACCTATTCAAAGACCGTTTATTTCCCGAACCACCTAAAGATATCAACATTGTGGCGTTAGGCGATTCGTTAACTTATGGTGTGGGATCAAGTGAAGCAAACGACTATGTGACACGCTTAAAAACGCGATTGGAACGTTTAGAGACGATTGATGAGGTAACCACTTCTAATTTTGGTGTTACTGGTAATACATCTACTCAAATCCATCGACGATTAGTCGAACAAAAAGACATACAGCAAGCGGTTAAAAAAGCCGATATTGTAACCATCACAGCTGGCGGTAATGATTTAATGGCAGTTGTACGTCTTACTATGCTGCGAACAAATGCAAGTAGCTTTGAAGCAGCGTTAACGACTTACAAAAAAGAAATGAAAGCCATTTTAGATACGATTCACAAAGAGAATAACAAGGCAAAAGTCTATGTATTCGGTATCTATAATCCATTCACACAAATATTGGGTGATAATGAAGAGGCTGATGAAATACTAACAACATGGAACAACGCTTTAGCATCGATAACTAAAAAAGAGCATGCTGAGTTTGTCCCGATTGCAAGTGAATTTCATAAAGCAGGCGCAACTTTTATTTCACCAAAAGACCAGTTTCATCCAAATGATGAGGGTTATGCGTTAATGACGAAAAAACTATATGATAAAATAGAAGATAAGTAA